From Syntrophales bacterium, the proteins below share one genomic window:
- the trpS gene encoding tryptophan--tRNA ligase — MSRKRILSGMRPTGKLHLGNLHGALANWVNLQNHGDYECFYFVADWHALTSDYATTENIRANTIDMVIDWLAAGLDPRLSTLFIQSSVKEHAELFLLLSMITPLAWLERNPTYKEVKEELAQKDLSTFGFLGYPVLQAADIIMYKAFGVPVGIDQLPHVELTREIARRFNFLYGEIFPIPEPLMAEVPKLLGTDGRKMSKSYDNSIFMSDKGAELKKKVASMFTDPQRQRKSDPGRPELCNVYTLHGLYSAPAEVLEIAAACRSAAIGCIECKRRLAEAIADGMGPIHERREHYLAHPQEVREIIEDGNIRAGCIAASTLAEVREAMKIKHEL; from the coding sequence TTGTCTCGGAAAAGAATATTGAGCGGCATGCGGCCTACAGGGAAACTTCATCTCGGCAATCTTCACGGGGCGCTTGCTAACTGGGTAAATTTGCAGAATCATGGCGATTACGAATGTTTTTATTTTGTTGCCGATTGGCACGCGCTTACCAGCGACTACGCGACGACCGAAAATATAAGGGCCAATACAATTGATATGGTTATCGATTGGCTGGCCGCCGGCCTTGACCCGCGCCTAAGCACGCTGTTCATCCAGTCCTCGGTCAAGGAACATGCGGAACTCTTCCTCCTTTTATCCATGATCACCCCGCTGGCCTGGTTAGAGAGGAATCCCACCTACAAGGAGGTCAAGGAAGAGCTTGCCCAAAAGGATCTTTCGACATTCGGCTTTCTTGGATACCCGGTCCTGCAGGCAGCGGATATCATCATGTACAAGGCTTTCGGCGTTCCGGTCGGCATCGATCAGCTTCCCCACGTCGAGCTGACCCGCGAGATCGCCCGCCGTTTTAACTTTCTCTATGGCGAGATATTCCCGATTCCGGAGCCGCTCATGGCAGAGGTGCCGAAGCTTTTGGGTACGGACGGGCGAAAGATGAGCAAGTCTTACGACAACTCGATATTCATGAGTGACAAGGGCGCGGAGCTGAAAAAGAAGGTTGCGTCCATGTTCACCGATCCGCAGCGGCAGCGCAAAAGCGATCCCGGGCGCCCTGAACTCTGCAATGTTTATACCTTGCACGGGTTATATTCAGCGCCAGCAGAGGTGCTGGAGATAGCTGCCGCCTGCCGAAGTGCCGCCATTGGCTGCATCGAATGCAAAAGGCGGCTGGCTGAGGCTATCGCCGATGGCATGGGGCCCATTCACGAAAGACGGGAACACTATCTTGCCCACCCCCAAGAGGTGCGGGAAATTATTGAGGACGGCAACATTCGGGCAGGTTGCATCGCCGCTTCGACCTTGGCCGAGGTGCGCGAAGCCATGAAGATAAAACATGAGTTATGA
- a CDS encoding four helix bundle protein produces the protein MGSSFEDLEVWKMSCRLSVRLYKLLRDCRDYGIRDQMLRSSISIPSNIAEGSERKSIPDFQRFVNIAQGSAAELRTQIYISREVHIFSDSDAEELIQELKSISKMLQSLHGSLKKL, from the coding sequence GTGGGATCCTCTTTTGAAGATTTAGAAGTTTGGAAAATGTCTTGCAGATTATCAGTACGTCTTTATAAATTATTAAGAGATTGCCGCGATTATGGAATAAGAGATCAAATGCTGCGCTCATCCATATCTATTCCATCAAATATAGCGGAAGGAAGCGAAAGAAAGAGCATCCCGGATTTCCAAAGGTTTGTAAATATTGCACAAGGATCGGCTGCGGAACTGAGAACACAGATTTATATTTCACGTGAGGTTCATATATTTTCTGATTCAGATGCTGAAGAATTAATTCAAGAGTTGAAATCAATATCGAAAATGCTTCAATCATTGCATGGTTCGTTGAAAAAACTCTGA
- a CDS encoding HU family DNA-binding protein — MTKAELIAVIAEEAEITKAAAAKALEAYVGTVAKELKKNGKIGLVGFGAFSVVKRKAREGRNPQTGKKIKIPAKKVVKFKVGKDLASKVK; from the coding sequence ATGACAAAAGCGGAATTGATTGCGGTAATAGCGGAAGAGGCTGAAATCACCAAAGCTGCGGCGGCAAAGGCTCTTGAGGCCTACGTGGGAACGGTAGCAAAGGAACTCAAGAAAAACGGCAAGATCGGACTGGTCGGATTTGGCGCTTTTTCGGTTGTCAAGAGGAAGGCGCGCGAAGGCAGAAACCCGCAGACCGGCAAGAAGATCAAGATCCCGGCCAAGAAGGTGGTTAAGTTCAAGGTTGGCAAGGATCTGGCCAGCAAAGTAAAGTAG
- the recN gene encoding DNA repair protein RecN has translation MLSELNIRDFAIIDELQVRFTEGLTVISGETGAGKSILIGAVGLLLGERASADMIRSLKDEAVVEALFDIRGQKTLQARISEMGFGEADEIIIRRVVSRSGKNRVYINGRIGALSSLAEIGESLINICSQNAHQTILQTDNQIDILDEFGSLLPLREEYRKIYDYYRLLGGELRLLEEKQGKRAEREELLRYQIEEIGRAEILAGEDAALSEEKNILINIQKLSNLSQSAYESLYSKEESVLAGLHEVVAAVKEIRKIDPSLGLSGQEMDEFYYRIEEAALTLRDYANHLAFDPLRLEAIEERLELLGNLKRKYGGTLLAVLEKFGDAKKEIEAISTVEDEITVLAGRIAEEKKRLWAAAAELSAQRRQAASVLMSSVEDEIRSLRMDNARFAVVFHEREKSNGEDAPHEKGNDFPEFYLAANVGEELKPLRNVASGGELSRIMLAFKKVLATTGSVGTIVFDEVDSGIGGATAEIVGKRLQEVARSHQVICITHLPQIACRGERHYLAAKHVIENRTSTSVSILSDDERVEEIARMLGGVELTKKTREHAREMLFTAR, from the coding sequence ATGCTATCTGAGTTGAATATCCGCGATTTCGCCATTATCGACGAACTGCAGGTGAGATTCACCGAAGGTCTGACCGTTATTTCCGGGGAGACGGGGGCGGGGAAGTCGATTCTTATCGGTGCGGTGGGGCTCCTTCTGGGGGAGAGGGCGAGCGCCGACATGATCCGTTCCCTGAAGGACGAGGCGGTTGTCGAGGCTCTTTTTGATATTCGCGGGCAAAAGACCCTGCAGGCAAGGATTAGCGAAATGGGGTTTGGAGAAGCAGACGAGATAATTATTCGTCGGGTGGTTTCCCGTTCCGGAAAGAACCGTGTTTATATCAACGGCCGGATCGGGGCGCTGTCTTCGCTGGCCGAAATCGGGGAATCGCTGATCAATATCTGCTCTCAGAATGCCCATCAAACGATCCTGCAGACGGATAACCAGATAGATATACTTGATGAATTTGGCAGCCTTTTGCCGCTACGCGAGGAATATCGAAAAATCTACGACTATTATCGCCTGCTGGGAGGCGAATTGCGTCTCCTTGAGGAGAAACAGGGCAAGCGGGCCGAGCGGGAGGAACTGCTGCGCTATCAAATTGAGGAGATCGGCCGCGCCGAGATCCTGGCCGGCGAAGATGCGGCCCTCTCCGAGGAAAAGAATATCCTCATCAATATTCAGAAGCTTTCGAATCTGTCGCAGTCAGCTTATGAATCACTTTATTCTAAAGAGGAATCAGTGCTTGCCGGGCTGCACGAGGTAGTTGCCGCGGTTAAGGAAATAAGAAAGATCGATCCTTCCCTGGGATTGTCAGGGCAGGAAATGGATGAATTTTATTACCGGATTGAGGAGGCGGCCCTGACGCTTCGCGATTACGCCAATCATCTTGCGTTCGATCCACTCCGGCTGGAGGCGATTGAAGAGCGACTGGAGCTTTTGGGGAACTTGAAAAGGAAATACGGGGGAACCCTCTTGGCTGTTTTGGAAAAATTTGGTGATGCGAAGAAGGAGATAGAAGCGATTTCGACGGTGGAGGATGAGATAACAGTACTGGCGGGCCGCATCGCTGAGGAAAAGAAACGGTTATGGGCGGCGGCGGCGGAGCTTTCCGCGCAGAGACGACAGGCCGCGTCGGTATTGATGAGTTCAGTCGAGGATGAGATCAGATCCTTGAGAATGGACAATGCCAGATTTGCGGTTGTTTTTCATGAACGCGAAAAAAGTAACGGTGAGGACGCTCCCCATGAGAAGGGGAACGATTTCCCGGAATTTTACCTGGCGGCGAATGTCGGCGAAGAGCTGAAACCACTGCGGAATGTGGCATCCGGCGGAGAGCTTTCCCGGATCATGCTCGCCTTTAAAAAGGTTTTGGCGACGACCGGTTCAGTAGGAACGATCGTTTTCGATGAGGTGGACAGCGGAATCGGCGGGGCGACAGCGGAGATCGTCGGCAAAAGACTTCAGGAAGTTGCCCGTAGTCATCAGGTCATCTGTATAACGCATCTCCCCCAGATTGCCTGCCGCGGGGAGCGTCATTATCTGGCAGCCAAACATGTTATTGAAAACCGAACGAGTACCAGTGTCTCCATTCTTTCTGATGATGAACGCGTCGAAGAGATAGCCCGAATGTTGGGCGGGGTGGAGTTGACTAAAAAAACGAGAGAGCACGCCCGGGAGATGCTTTTTACCGCCCGGTAA
- a CDS encoding recombination-associated protein RdgC, with protein MGFLKGTVTFSRYRITGPLPDGFNDFFDERIKRFAFQDSWRTADEKIAGWIAIENCLDTDFPYAAYAQGKYMLFSLRIDRKSVPPSLFRIRVMEAERKALAESGQQKLYREQREAIRESVRLELLAKTLPVPAFYEICWSVSDRLLTFCTLSDKIGSELQEMFRESFGLSLFPHAPWNSEEKSLTQKETPALSQTLDAPSPSLPAGIDPLTIGREFLTWLWFKSEERNGIIGNAAGGEDEIIFLRRLVLESGEGEYAETIICQGLHADLKEGKEALRQGKKITTARLRVSHDQDEWEFTFKADRFHFQSMKLPALSEDDEEDREGQILERIYLIEKAAATMDNLFHSFLNLRQTADWAKEQERLEKWISQP; from the coding sequence ATGGGTTTTTTGAAGGGAACAGTAACTTTTTCACGGTATCGTATCACCGGTCCGCTGCCGGACGGCTTTAATGATTTCTTTGACGAACGGATAAAACGCTTTGCCTTTCAGGACAGTTGGCGCACGGCGGACGAAAAGATAGCCGGCTGGATTGCGATTGAAAACTGTCTTGACACCGATTTCCCCTACGCAGCTTATGCACAGGGCAAATACATGCTCTTTTCACTCCGGATAGACCGCAAGTCTGTTCCCCCCTCGCTCTTCCGAATCCGGGTAATGGAGGCCGAGCGAAAAGCGCTTGCCGAAAGTGGGCAGCAAAAGCTTTACCGGGAACAGCGCGAGGCGATCCGTGAGTCGGTCAGACTTGAATTGCTTGCAAAAACCCTGCCTGTCCCAGCCTTTTATGAAATCTGCTGGTCGGTCTCCGACCGGCTGCTGACTTTCTGCACCCTCTCCGACAAAATCGGCAGCGAACTACAGGAAATGTTTCGGGAATCATTTGGATTGTCGCTGTTTCCCCATGCGCCCTGGAACAGCGAAGAAAAAAGCCTTACCCAAAAAGAAACGCCCGCACTGTCTCAAACCCTTGATGCGCCGTCGCCATCGCTTCCGGCGGGCATCGATCCACTGACCATCGGCAGAGAGTTTCTCACCTGGCTCTGGTTTAAAAGCGAGGAGCGAAACGGCATTATCGGCAACGCGGCCGGCGGGGAAGACGAGATAATTTTTCTGCGGCGGCTGGTTCTGGAATCAGGAGAGGGCGAGTACGCCGAAACGATTATCTGTCAGGGACTGCACGCCGACCTTAAAGAGGGAAAAGAGGCGCTTCGGCAGGGAAAGAAGATCACCACGGCCCGGCTCCGGGTCTCCCATGACCAGGATGAGTGGGAATTTACCTTCAAGGCCGACCGTTTTCATTTTCAGTCGATGAAGCTCCCCGCCCTTTCCGAGGACGATGAGGAAGACCGGGAGGGACAAATCCTGGAGAGGATTTATCTGATTGAAAAGGCCGCGGCAACAATGGACAACCTTTTCCACTCGTTTTTGAATCTGCGGCAAACAGCAGACTGGGCAAAGGAGCAGGAACGGCTGGAAAAATGGATTTCCCAACCGTGA
- a CDS encoding N-acetyltransferase: MLRKARIGDVKTIHRLINISAGKGEMLPRSLMDIYGSLRDFFVYYNERDGEIVGTCAMNITWENLAEIRSLNVAEERRREGIGRKLVEACISEAVTLELYRIFALTYQREFFLKLGFQYVDRDTLPQKVWSDCLRCPKYPDFCDEISMILEL, translated from the coding sequence ATGCTTAGAAAAGCGCGCATAGGCGACGTAAAGACCATTCACAGGCTGATCAATATCTCCGCCGGCAAGGGGGAGATGCTGCCCCGTTCGCTAATGGACATATACGGAAGCCTGAGGGATTTTTTTGTCTATTACAACGAAAGAGACGGTGAGATTGTCGGCACCTGCGCAATGAACATAACCTGGGAAAACCTCGCCGAAATTAGATCCCTTAACGTTGCAGAAGAGCGGAGACGAGAGGGGATTGGACGCAAACTGGTCGAAGCCTGCATATCCGAGGCGGTTACGCTGGAACTCTATCGGATATTCGCGCTTACATACCAGCGGGAGTTCTTTCTGAAGCTGGGTTTTCAGTATGTAGATCGCGATACCCTGCCGCAAAAGGTATGGTCGGACTGTTTGCGTTGTCCCAAATATCCCGATTTCTGCGATGAAATATCAATGATATTGGAGCTTTGA
- a CDS encoding NAD(+)/NADH kinase → MTINKVGIIANTAKEGSSGYTVDLRKWLLKRGLEVYLEEGIAAEIGLLEPEKSRLWLQADLIVVFGGDGTILRTARLLSEHDIPIVGVNLGVFGYLTEVNLDEMYSALEEILSGRFQIETRMMLHAEILKGDALLHGGSVLNDVVINRGNLSRLVELETSVDGSYLTTFKADGLIVATPTGSTAYSLAAGGPIVFPELGSIIINPICPHTLTNRPVILPEDAVVEVILNTQESGATVTMDGQISFPINYKDRVLIKRSEQVTKLVSSPQRGYLEILRTKLGWGGSQTGLSRKETDAI, encoded by the coding sequence ATGACTATAAATAAGGTGGGAATAATCGCGAATACTGCCAAGGAAGGGTCAAGCGGTTATACGGTCGATCTGCGGAAATGGCTGCTCAAACGCGGTCTGGAGGTTTATCTCGAAGAGGGAATTGCCGCGGAAATAGGCCTTCTGGAACCTGAGAAAAGCAGGCTTTGGCTGCAGGCGGATCTGATCGTCGTGTTTGGCGGCGATGGAACGATACTGCGGACGGCCCGTTTGCTGTCGGAACACGATATCCCCATTGTCGGCGTCAACCTCGGCGTTTTTGGGTACCTCACCGAGGTGAACCTCGACGAGATGTACAGCGCGCTGGAGGAGATTCTTTCCGGAAGATTTCAGATCGAAACGCGGATGATGCTGCATGCGGAGATTCTGAAAGGCGATGCGCTTTTGCACGGGGGCTCGGTGCTCAATGACGTTGTCATCAATCGGGGCAATCTTTCCCGACTGGTGGAGCTGGAGACGTCGGTTGACGGCAGTTATCTGACGACCTTCAAGGCGGACGGCCTGATTGTGGCAACCCCGACCGGCTCCACTGCCTACTCTCTTGCCGCGGGGGGACCAATTGTTTTTCCGGAGCTGGGGTCCATCATCATAAATCCCATCTGTCCCCACACGCTGACAAACAGGCCGGTGATCCTGCCGGAAGATGCTGTCGTGGAGGTGATCCTCAATACCCAGGAATCGGGGGCGACGGTCACCATGGACGGGCAGATATCTTTTCCGATAAATTATAAGGACAGGGTTTTAATTAAAAGATCAGAACAGGTAACGAAACTGGTTTCCTCTCCCCAGCGAGGCTATCTGGAAATTTTGAGGACTAAATTGGGATGGGGCGGCTCCCAGACAGGACTCTCCCGCAAAGAAACCGATGCTATCTGA